A genomic region of Cyprinus carpio isolate SPL01 chromosome B11, ASM1834038v1, whole genome shotgun sequence contains the following coding sequences:
- the LOC109103092 gene encoding cellular nucleic acid-binding protein-like isoform X1, which yields MKLCFLSQSEAMSSSECFGCGRSGHWIKNCPSAGRGRGKGRGRGKDLFCYRCGEPGHVARDCERTEDACYNCGRGGHISRDCKEPKKEREQVCYNCGKAGHMARDCEHANEQKCYSCGGFGHIQKGCEKVKCYRCGEIGHVAVQCSKASEVNCYNCGKSGHVAKECTIEASA from the exons ATGAAGCTGTGTTTTCTGTCTCAGTCAGAGGCTATGAGCAGCAGCGAGTGCTTCGGGTGCGGCCGCTCGGGCCACTGGATCAAGAACTGTCCGAGCGCGGGCCGCGGCCGAGGAAAGGGTCGTGGCCGAGGGAAAG ATCTGTTCTGCTATCGCTGCGGAGAGCCGGGTCACGTGGCGAGGGACTGTGAGAGGACCGAGGATG CGTGCTACAACTGTGGCAGGGGCGGCCACATCTCCAGAGACTGCAAGGAGCCCAAGAAGGAGCGCGAGCAGGTGTGCTATAACTGTGGTAAAGCTGGACACATGGCCCGCGACTGTGAGCACGCTAACGAGCAGAAGTGCTACTCCTGCGGCGGCTTCGGACACATCCAGAAGGGCTGCGAGAAGGTCAAGTGCTACAG GTGCGGGGAGATCGGACACGTCGCCGTCCAGTGCAGCAAGGCCAGCGAAGTCAACTGCTACAACTGCGGCAAGTCCGGCCACGTGGCCAAGGAGTGCACCATCGAGGCCAGCGCTTAG
- the LOC109103092 gene encoding cellular nucleic acid-binding protein-like isoform X2, with protein MSSSECFGCGRSGHWIKNCPSAGRGRGKGRGRGKDLFCYRCGEPGHVARDCERTEDACYNCGRGGHISRDCKEPKKEREQVCYNCGKAGHMARDCEHANEQKCYSCGGFGHIQKGCEKVKCYRCGEIGHVAVQCSKASEVNCYNCGKSGHVAKECTIEASA; from the exons ATGAGCAGCAGCGAGTGCTTCGGGTGCGGCCGCTCGGGCCACTGGATCAAGAACTGTCCGAGCGCGGGCCGCGGCCGAGGAAAGGGTCGTGGCCGAGGGAAAG ATCTGTTCTGCTATCGCTGCGGAGAGCCGGGTCACGTGGCGAGGGACTGTGAGAGGACCGAGGATG CGTGCTACAACTGTGGCAGGGGCGGCCACATCTCCAGAGACTGCAAGGAGCCCAAGAAGGAGCGCGAGCAGGTGTGCTATAACTGTGGTAAAGCTGGACACATGGCCCGCGACTGTGAGCACGCTAACGAGCAGAAGTGCTACTCCTGCGGCGGCTTCGGACACATCCAGAAGGGCTGCGAGAAGGTCAAGTGCTACAG GTGCGGGGAGATCGGACACGTCGCCGTCCAGTGCAGCAAGGCCAGCGAAGTCAACTGCTACAACTGCGGCAAGTCCGGCCACGTGGCCAAGGAGTGCACCATCGAGGCCAGCGCTTAG